The Salmonella enterica subsp. houtenae serovar Houten genome has a segment encoding these proteins:
- the glpD gene encoding aerobic glycerol-3-phosphate dehydrogenase, whose protein sequence is METKDLIVIGGGINGAGIAADAAGRGLSVLMLEAQDLACATSSASSKLIHGGLRYLEHYEFRLVSEALAEREVLLKMAPHIAFPMRFRLPHRPHLRPAWMIRIGLFMYDHLGKRTSLPGSTGVRFGADSVLKPEIVRGFEYSDCWVDDARLVLANAQMVVRKGGEVLTRTRATSARREKGMWIVEAEDIDTGKKQVWQARGLVNATGPWVKQFFDEGMRLPSPYGIRLIKGSHIVVPRVHNQKQAYILQNEDKRIVFVIPWMEEFSIIGTTDVEYKGDPKAVKIEESEINYLLKVYNAHFQKQLGRDDIVWTYSGVRPLCDDESDSPQAITRDYTLDIHDENGKAPLLSVFGGKLTTYRKLAEHAMEKLAPWYPGIGPAWTKTCVLPGGDIDGSREDYAAKLRRRYPFLTESLARHYSRTYGSNTEWILGEAASLLDLGEHFGHEFYEAELKYLVDHEWVRRTEDAIWRRTKEGMWLTAEQQSRITQWLAEYVDKRQLSLAS, encoded by the coding sequence CGCCAGTTCGAAACTTATCCACGGCGGCTTACGCTATCTGGAGCACTACGAGTTCCGTCTGGTCAGCGAAGCGCTGGCAGAACGTGAGGTGCTGTTGAAAATGGCGCCGCACATCGCCTTCCCGATGCGTTTTCGTCTGCCGCACCGCCCGCATTTACGTCCGGCATGGATGATCCGTATCGGTCTGTTTATGTACGATCACTTGGGCAAACGTACCAGTTTACCCGGTTCCACCGGTGTGCGGTTTGGCGCAGACTCGGTACTCAAACCTGAAATCGTGCGCGGTTTCGAATATTCTGACTGCTGGGTAGACGATGCGCGTCTGGTGCTGGCCAACGCCCAGATGGTTGTACGTAAAGGCGGCGAAGTCTTAACCCGCACCCGCGCCACCTCTGCGCGCCGCGAAAAGGGTATGTGGATTGTCGAAGCGGAAGATATCGATACCGGTAAAAAGCAGGTCTGGCAGGCGCGCGGGCTGGTCAACGCCACCGGTCCGTGGGTCAAACAGTTCTTCGACGAAGGGATGCGCCTGCCGTCGCCGTATGGCATCCGCCTGATCAAAGGCAGCCATATCGTCGTGCCGCGCGTCCATAATCAGAAGCAGGCGTATATTCTGCAAAACGAAGATAAACGTATCGTCTTTGTCATCCCGTGGATGGAGGAGTTTTCGATCATTGGCACAACCGATGTCGAATATAAAGGCGATCCGAAAGCGGTAAAAATTGAAGAGAGCGAAATTAATTACCTGTTGAAGGTCTATAACGCGCACTTCCAAAAACAACTGGGACGCGATGACATCGTCTGGACATACTCCGGGGTTCGTCCGCTGTGTGATGACGAATCCGACTCGCCGCAGGCCATCACTCGCGATTACACCCTGGATATCCACGATGAAAACGGCAAAGCGCCGCTGCTTTCCGTGTTTGGCGGTAAGCTCACGACCTACCGTAAGCTGGCCGAACATGCGATGGAAAAACTGGCGCCCTGGTATCCAGGCATCGGGCCGGCATGGACCAAAACGTGCGTACTGCCTGGCGGCGACATCGACGGCAGCCGCGAAGATTACGCGGCGAAGCTGCGCCGTCGTTATCCGTTCCTGACGGAGTCGCTGGCTCGCCACTATTCGCGCACTTACGGCAGCAACACGGAGTGGATTCTCGGCGAAGCCGCGTCACTGCTTGATTTAGGCGAACATTTCGGTCATGAGTTTTACGAAGCGGAACTCAAGTATCTGGTGGATCACGAATGGGTGCGCCGTACTGAAGACGCTATCTGGCGACGTACCAAAGAAGGCATGTGGCTGACCGCCGAGCAGCAGTCCCGCATCACCCAGTGGCTGGCGGAGTATGTCGATAAACGCCAGTTGTCACTGGCGTCGTAA